The Maniola hyperantus chromosome 24, iAphHyp1.2, whole genome shotgun sequence genome contains the following window.
taatagcttatgcccgcgacttcgtccgcgtggactacacaaatttcgaaaccctattttaccgccGCGCCGGaggaaaaatataattttacataaggCATTCTTCGCTACGTTCTATACGTGTATTGGCTACACGCCGAATAAATTCGCGTAACGTTCGAGTGGACTACACATTAATTTACTTcctaggcgttgaattttcaaaaatcctttcttagcggatgtctacatcataatagctatctgcatgccaaatttcagcccgatccgtccattagtttgagctgtgcgttgatagatcagtcagtcagtcatctcttcgttttatatatttagattattattttttagtgtttaaactatcgtgagtgatttcatGATGGGTTcaactaacgtcgactaaatacgtgagaaagtgtgtttgtttgttggtatgttggtatgttggtttgtccttcaatcacgtcgcaatgaagcaacggatcaacgtgtgttttgcatgggtatagttaaagacctggagagtgacataggctattttttatcccgggaaaccaaagagttcccaggggattttcaaaaacttaaatccacgcgtacgaagtcgcgggcatcaggtagtagcaaaaaacaaaatggcgaatttaaaaatggccgccatgcaaatcaACAAATTTTTTCTGTTCACAGCTAACAGATAGACAGCAAAAACACAAAGACGACATTCTCTCAGACGAGAGTTCTCCTATACGTCCATCCTCTTCACACACACAAAGACAAACTTTGTCACTACACCACTCACCTGTTAAGACACTGTGTGTAGGGGCCGCAGGGGTCGAGCTCGTTGGGGTCACACTCGCACTGTGTGAGCGAGCTTTCCTCTATATCTATCCTCTTCCCACACAGCGAGCCACACGGCTTGTTCACTTTCAACTTGACATAGTGCGGCGGTAGAAGTGATGACGCTATGTCCATCGATTCTTCTTCATTTGGTGACGCGgcttaaaaaaattcaaatataataatagtaataaaaagaGATACTCGACAGAAacgtcttttttagggttctgtaagcGGAGGTTTTATTATTGTGTatgtagtttaattttttttttctcttctttCATGAATCtttatttcaaatatttctattaattattaaattataaaacataaattaatattacaagTTAGTAAGTATTGTTAAATATAAAACATGAATAATTactatttgattattatttactaatggAATATGTGAATATCGTGTAATGTATACTTTTCATTAAGGATTagaaataaaggctttttttattttatttaaccgaaggatgccaactggaccctattactaagactcaaTTGttcgtccgtttgtctgtcagtgggttTTATCTCGTGTACAATAATAGTTatagagctgaaattttgaaataatgtgtctattgccgctataacaacaaataataaaatattcaaaatgactgctataaaaaagtgttatttcttgtacgacggtacggaacccttcgtgtgcaagtcccactcgcacttgaccgatctTTGTAAAATACAGTCATACGCCTCGTATTCTTGCACTACTCGTTTTACGCCAACTGTAAAACCTAGTtaaaattagaaagaaagatTGCAActaaatacttactttttaatatttcacaAGCCCTTTGCGCATGCTCTATCGCCATAGTGAATGCAGCGTCTATTTTGGTTTTTTGGGTCGACACTCTGCCAGAGtcccctaaaaagtaaaaagaactTAAGAACCTAtacttttttaaggttccgtacccggaaGCTGCCGACGGGACCCTGTTAATAAGCGTCCGTGAACCGTCCGTGTCTGTCAGCTAAATCTCATGAATCATAGGCATAGAGTTGAAATCTTCAGTGTATAATTATATTGCCGCtattagtacccttattttaaatgcgaaagtgtgtttgtttgttggtttattggtttgtccttcaatcacgtcgcaacggtgcaacgtgattttttacatgggtatagatatagacctggagagtgacataggctttttatcccggaaaatcaaagagttcccacgggatttttaaaaacctaatttcacgcggacgaagtcgcgggcatcagctagtagcaaaaaaacaaaatggcgaaTTTAAAAATGGTCGCCATGCAAATCAACAAAATTTAAGTGCTTAGTGTACTACATGTACGAttgtacggaacacttcgtgtgcgagtccgactcgcacttgaccggtttttatatttACCTTCTTGGAATGGAAACACCCGTCCTCTATTTACCCAATAATAGTCATATTGTCCGAAGAATCGAACTACGAATTCGCCCTGAGAATGTTTTACAGCCAGGATGTTCAGCGGGATCTCTGACGGGTGCAGGATTATGCCCGGCCACCATCTGAAAGGAATTGACATGAAAACATATTTAAAACgagcttaatttttatttttttttaattttttttaattttttatttgaaaggacAATCAACAGGTTACACAAAGAAAACTTACAACTACACAacacaaaatagatacatataaatacTATTACGTAGACCCACTTAGTAATTGCCACAACTTGCGATGAGCAAACTAGATAGAaggagaaaaacaaaaaaggaaATAGGGACAAGAGAAGAGATGTTAAAAATTAGATCCAGCAAGCTGAGGCAATTAGCTAACTGGATCAGTGCCACTAAGAAAAACATACAATCAAGACCAAAACcaaatttaatctaaataataataataatattatataaaaggaaaaggtgactgactgactgactgatctatcaacgcacagctcaaactactggacggatcgggctgaaattttgcatgcagacagctattatgacgtaggcatccgctaagaaaggatttttgaaaattcaatgaaaaagggggtgaaataggggtttgaaatttgtgtaatccacgcggacgaagtcgcgagcataagctagtgcataATAtgttgacgaagtcgcgagtaaaaGCTAGTCAAATTGGActaattttctaaaaaaaattgattcaaACCACACTTATGAATTTCCAAGCAacattatttttagaaaattcccgtttttttttcagtaactcaaaaatgttttttgctGTAAGTAACAGCTTTTCAGTTAAAAGacggtaggtatagtacgcgacagatcgagatggcaatcggtgtgggAACGCTtcacacaacccccgcgctaacccggtacagGCGCTGTGCAGgagtacggggcgtccccccgcctcataaccccgattgtcatctcaacctgtcgcgtagtgtATACTCACCTATAATGTCCTAGTTTAACCCACACCATCTCCCCATACAATGGCAATCTTCCTGTTTCACAGTCTTCACACATGTAACCACCTAAAAAAAGATACaaataagtatttaagtaaCTAAACAATGGAAAAAGCTCTGTAAACTAAGTGACAAGTCTAAAATTAGCTATCCTTTTTGCATTGAGGAAAAAAGCTATTACACAATATACTGGTTCTATCAATTTAGTTAAGAAAGTGTACAAACAATTAACAAATAAGTATTCCAAAATTAtgatactggggccgattctctagtacacaatctctaaactaaactaaattaacaggtctaaatctagtgctttccttttccgcaagcaacattatgaaagggatagcaatagatttagacgtgatattttagtttagtttagagattgtgtacaaaggaattagccacactgttaaTCATATTTCTCTAATtaggtatttgcctacttttgaatttgataaatattattactttattataaactaggataaaaataatgacgtacgctgaaaaaaatattaaaatcgaaCAAAgagttacaaagttacaggcattttaattttggagtgggagggcgttctatccctttctcgcaaaacgaaaatttgtatgtaaaccgcacgaagctactatggcgttagtaaggtgtgacgtcaaaatactatatcgctatctctgtctaatcagaaatatttaaatgcttataacttttttgttatttgatcgatttaattttttttttttcagtttacgtcattatttttatcctagtttataataaagtaaataaaaaattggagtcaaataccctattaattttataattcgcTGCAAGTTATAGTTACCTTCAGGCGGGTCTATGTTAAGGCACTCGGCGTGGAAGGACGTGGGGCAGTACTCGCAGCATATCAACGTACCGCCCAGCGCACATATGAAGCACCAACCCGTGTTCACGTGGCAAGGCACTTTGCCCGGCCTGGGAAAGGTAGTTTGATGTACATTTCAATGTTCTAAAGAGGCCAAAACTAAGCCAAAACTGTAGGATAGATTTATCGTCTGTGGTGTACTGAGAAAGAAATGGCAATAGAGCAATATTCTCTGCCTTAGGATCAAAATTATgtagcattttcaaaataaactaaattcatTGATAATCCACAAAGTTCCacctaaaattaattaaattagtaattccattaaaataattaagtttcccaataaaactaaaattttgacagtttgtggaattttttcaatttattttacatGAGAAATTTAGATTAAATACCCAAAACCATTTAGAATTATGTAGAATAGAATTAGAAGTATGtttactattaaaaaaaacataatttaagGACTATTTAAATATagtgcattaaaataaatctcACCTGTGATCATAATGACGCGGGCAAATAATATGTGAAGCAGTCAATATTTGAGTGCCCGCTGGAAGACATTTGGTGAACGTATGGTATGTAGCAGGACACCTCACACATCGAGCCAGCTTGTCCCCACTGAACCTAGTCTTACAACCCCGAGGGTCATCACACACGCACGTGTGGCAAACGTGCCGCGGGCAAGTCAACGCCTCAACTAACTGATTGCTTTTATTTATTCTCGAAAGCTCCCCAGCGACGAACTGAGTCTGTGGCCAATGGTCCAAACACTCCATGTGATAGTACTTATGGCAATGTGCAACTTGACACTTTTGTCTATGTTCCGCTTTATCTTTCGGTGACACCGCTGATTTACAAACGAAACAAACCGGATTATCGTATTTCTCACAGTTGTTGCATTTAAAATTAGAATAGTCGATGTCAATTTCGCGCTCTTTCTTGCGTGGCAACACGTCCACAATCTTGCATTCGCCATAGTCAATGTCATTCCAATCTAGTTCGTCCGCGCTAGAAAACGACTCGTATTCTTTGCTTTCGGGGTTTTCAAGGAGTTCCTTCATTTTCACGGCCAACTGAGCTTCAAAATCATCAGCATTTCCTATCACAATAGGTTCTGCTTCGTTTTCTATAGACGTGTTTTCAAGTTCGTCAGATGCGTTGAGGTCTTGCGATCTCTCGTCACTTTGGCACTCGGAGTCTAGGCTGTTAGAGTGGTCTTTCGCCTTTCTACCTCTgggtttcttcttcttttttctaCCTCGAACCGTTGTCACCGCTTCGACAACTTCAGGCTTTTTTCTCACACAGTCAACATGAAACATGCAGTGGCAACCCTTGCATTTTATTAGATTGTAACCTTTCTCACAAATTTCACAAACTTTTTCTCTTAGTAAACCTTTAAATACATTCGGCTTTGGTACAGTCAGTTGTCTAAAATATTCCTCTACTTCATCTATTTCATTTTCCTCTACGTCGACCATTTGGATGCCTAAACTTTGCTCTTCAGCTCCCTCTATTTTAGTAGTTTCCGTTAGAGCTGAAACTGGTGTTGGTGTTTTGGATGTTGGCTTAAATATTTCGAAAAATTCGATATCATCTTCTATATCAGAAAAATGTTCTCTGTAAAAATATGGTTTTATAATCTTCCGCTTAGACTTTTCTTTGCGCGTCATATCCTCAGAACTTAGATTGAAGTCTATCTGTTTATCTTTTTCGACTCTCTTTTTACGAGCTCTCTTGACTGGTTCGACATCTTGATTCGCACTTTTAACTAAATTAGTGACAGTTTCAATATCATCCGCTTTTTTTACATCGGTTTTCAAGTTTTCTTCATATAACCAtgttttatacaaataattttttatttcttctacAGTTAGCTCAGGGTGTTCATCGATTAGcgtgtcttgttttaactctagATATTGTAAAAATTCCGGTTCTTCTAAAGCTTTTCTTTTGTCAGAAGACATTTTATCTTTGGCACGTAATTTTTTAGTAAGAAACGATATTTCACTATTTTCTGCTTTTACTGATATATTGTCTGTGTCGTCTTCTTCTTTTATGTCTGTAGtgtttgtatttattatttcaccatcTGCAATACAAGCAGATTGGTTTTCGGAAATTGTTATTTGTAGCTGGTGCGCTGCTAGTGATCCCTTAGCATCACAACCATCTAAAGAGGCATTACTCGGTTTACCTTCGTGACTTACATTACGCGTTGCAAGCTCGCTGACTTTTGGCGATAGGTTTTCAACACAGTCAGTCTTGTTAGATGAATGCAATTTTTTATCTTTCTGAACATTTTTATAACCATTTTGTGTTGACGATTTACTAGAAACTGAAACTTCTTTACAAGTATCGTCTTCGTTAGCATCAATTTCTATTTTAATCTGACAGTTATCTTTTTCTTCTACTTTGCATTCTTTTGGTATCAATTCGAGAATGTTGTTACTAAAACTGTCCTTTTTAACACTGCTAAGAAAATATTGTTGAAAACTACTGCtgaaataattatttcgttTTATACGTTTGCTTCTTTTTGGCGATGATTTTGTCTGATTTACAcagtcattttgtttgtttttatttatattgtttaaatcagttttaattttttcatcaaATATACTAACAGGAGTATTGTCATTATTTTCATTGTCATTTGTTATTTGAACCTTGTAAGTTTTTCTATTctttttacttgatttattaAGAGATAGCTTGATTTTTATAGGACTATGCTTCAAACCATTTACTAGTTTAGAATTTTGTATATCATCAGTTTTCTTGATATCAGTTTTCAAACTCTCCTCATACAACCATGTTTTATACAGATAATTCGTTATTTCCAGTTCAGTAAGCTCGGGTTGCTCCTCGATTAACGCGTCTTGTCTTAgttctaaatattttataaaatccggATTTTTTAGAAATTCTCTAGTGTCAGACAATTTATGGTCagtatgtaaattatttttttgtggcGATGTTTCACAATCATCAGAACTCATTGCATTCATTTCTATACTTTCATTATCGTCTTCATCTAAGATAGTTTCTGCAACATTAACAACTATCAACTCTTTCTCAGTATCATTTTCGATAGCAGATTCTTTTAGcaagtttgttttatttaatgagATTTTCTTTTGAGTTTCTTCAGACGAGTTATGCTTATCCACATTTTGGCTTTTAGTCTCTATTGCAGCATTCTTTTCAGTTATATTACTCAAATTTTGTAGTGAAGATTTTTCTTCAAGCATTAgttcattttttatttcaactaAGATATCCTTGCTTTGCTCTTTTtgtgtacatatttctttttctgGTGAACCTATTTCTATTACATTAACCAATGCGTTTTCGTTTGGACCGTCAagaataacttttttatttgcatttatTTGCGTACATTCCGGTTCATCGTCAGAATCAATTTCGACAACTTCATCTATAATTTTAACTACACCAGTggaatttaaaaacttaaaagacTTATTACAGGATAAATTTACGTTAGATTTTGGTGATTTTTTATTCGATaaaccaaaaatattatataattgagTTTCAAACTCTTTAAGTTCCCGGTCATTTTGTCGTAGACTCTTTGATtcagaaatcagatttttttcAAAGTTTCTTGTAGACACGTCTGGATAACATTTTATGTTATTATCAACATATTTCTTTGAGTTAATAACATTTGACACTTTCAGACTTTTTGTACTCTGGTTAgcagttttgtattttatttttgaactatTTAAATCTGCTTCTTTGTTCTGAAGTAAATTTTTCGTCATAACATTATTTTTGTATGCCTGTTCTGTAGTTTTTACTACAACATTTCCGGATATGTCAGAAAAATCTTCAATCCCATCATCAGCACATTCCTTTAATTTCACAGAGTTTGACACTTCCACGCTTTGAGTACTCGAACTAGTTGGTATGTTTTCAGCGCTAGACTTTGGCTTAAGCTCATTCATGTTAATATTAATTCCTTTATTTGGGGTTCCATGTTCCGTCAGTGGTTTTTCTTTGATAGTTTTGGATACATCAGGAAAATCTTCAATCGCATCATCTGTACCTTCCTTTAAATTTACGACGTTCGAGACATCGGAGCATAGTGAGATCAAACTAGTCAATTTACTCTCAGTGCTATTGTTTGAATTTAACTCTTTATTTAGAGCTAAATCATCTTTTGTTACAATTTGTTTGCCTGGTGCTATCTGTTCCAAATTGTTTTTATCTAAGATATTTGTGGATTTGTCAGGT
Protein-coding sequences here:
- the LOC117993404 gene encoding uncharacterized protein isoform X2, with translation MEESEDNMSAEEIKFGDTLIKAKPKKRSLVERELETSLTARVTSPLTNGDATSTSRYGRARRIKSNSDFCDSEKSAPKLHKTPALDKSPSKVQSPAYKMHASNSPVRIETPKRDMSLENQIENIFNENISLSRFGSEEKACKSTTKKSPKVYIRKDLIQSKDKEDDTVVLIKNMFSPSKSAKKSNTHLSNYLERSSEKYNMRKPINGYLNTSSVVKTLDFDSKKKKKEEKKAVLSKSELFDLEAQCEYQVGDLAWARMGTYPFWPCIITRDPLSGMFVKKKLFGRIERDVLHVTFFGDNGRRGWIVGTMLRKFLGQLEFEAARANFPPEVKKKDPRLHAAFFISEKKMSQWQVSVDEAEMLLKEPKRLRIDILNDMLQNVREIKTTPKHETSKTIVRTNSDVSLSESLLDTLFSEDDSKGNDADRSRSKSRNRSFDVSEVVTACLDNMAAKTGITKIQRQSHMDRWLQKAKSKTPEKSHLRSLSLKIEKDTKVSNTAKFKRKLPKKSLPNKPYHFRKTITESHSEYKLLSHQNEHDYSLSAREINEPILLDNIEIEYENAEMLTSDVIEPGSGLGVIFKVETLFGKEQADINDQNDVIITEINDANDMQNMDVENQIDIQNNHGLSLDTDNLVLEEGNNESSLFRYDTKVTEINNKNELKLVETIASKDTGKHENNLETLSIKDSDIVILKDSDCDLPCTIILDDKSIDNQSVDVRESQTQTTNNKSDIDSVTIVDHNNVLMDVAIETRTVTEEQSDFRSNMQDTNSKVDNEVHLFNENELTKSSTPDVISNGFDKNILGQANLKKESVLIKNISQKNVLESNIRAEINKLPNVTLKDDGIEDFHDVSVEILDKDTLTQPSVTTENLLQNKELALNNCENKTTNLGSQNPEESDILSMKKYADDAVEDFSNKPKYTGPKTTVHTTPNLFLKELNSNTSTQSKMTDLSTQNLEVPYVINVTEYVDDGIKDFPSEPENKKNLTVIKRRLLSNKTKKLNSNNEKKLTSLSKVSSEVSNFSTLKEYASEVIEDLPDKSTNILDKNNLEQIAPGKQIVTKDDLALNKELNSNNSTESKLTSLISLCSDVSNVVNLKEGTDDAIEDFPDVSKTIKEKPLTEHGTPNKGININMNELKPKSSAENIPTSSSTQSVEVSNSVKLKECADDGIEDFSDISGNVVVKTTEQAYKNNVMTKNLLQNKEADLNSSKIKYKTANQSTKSLKVSNVINSKKYVDNNIKCYPDVSTRNFEKNLISESKSLRQNDRELKEFETQLYNIFGLSNKKSPKSNVNLSCNKSFKFLNSTGVVKIIDEVVEIDSDDEPECTQINANKKVILDGPNENALVNVIEIGSPEKEICTQKEQSKDILVEIKNELMLEEKSSLQNLSNITEKNAAIETKSQNVDKHNSSEETQKKISLNKTNLLKESAIENDTEKELIVVNVAETILDEDDNESIEMNAMSSDDCETSPQKNNLHTDHKLSDTREFLKNPDFIKYLELRQDALIEEQPELTELEITNYLYKTWLYEESLKTDIKKTDDIQNSKLVNGLKHSPIKIKLSLNKSSKKNRKTYKVQITNDNENNDNTPVSIFDEKIKTDLNNINKNKQNDCVNQTKSSPKRSKRIKRNNYFSSSFQQYFLSSVKKDSFSNNILELIPKECKVEEKDNCQIKIEIDANEDDTCKEVSVSSKSSTQNGYKNVQKDKKLHSSNKTDCVENLSPKVSELATRNVSHEGKPSNASLDGCDAKGSLAAHQLQITISENQSACIADGEIINTNTTDIKEEDDTDNISVKAENSEISFLTKKLRAKDKMSSDKRKALEEPEFLQYLELKQDTLIDEHPELTVEEIKNYLYKTWLYEENLKTDVKKADDIETVTNLVKSANQDVEPVKRARKKRVEKDKQIDFNLSSEDMTRKEKSKRKIIKPYFYREHFSDIEDDIEFFEIFKPTSKTPTPVSALTETTKIEGAEEQSLGIQMVDVEENEIDEVEEYFRQLTVPKPNVFKGLLREKVCEICEKGYNLIKCKGCHCMFHVDCVRKKPEVVEAVTTVRGRKKKKKPRGRKAKDHSNSLDSECQSDERSQDLNASDELENTSIENEAEPIVIGNADDFEAQLAVKMKELLENPESKEYESFSSADELDWNDIDYGECKIVDVLPRKKEREIDIDYSNFKCNNCEKYDNPVCFVCKSAVSPKDKAEHRQKCQVAHCHKYYHMECLDHWPQTQFVAGELSRINKSNQLVEALTCPRHVCHTCVCDDPRGCKTRFSGDKLARCVRCPATYHTFTKCLPAGTQILTASHIICPRHYDHRPGKVPCHVNTGWCFICALGGTLICCEYCPTSFHAECLNIDPPEGGYMCEDCETGRLPLYGEMVWVKLGHYRWWPGIILHPSEIPLNILAVKHSQGEFVVRFFGQYDYYWVNRGRVFPFQEGDSGRVSTQKTKIDAAFTMAIEHAQRACEILKTASPNEEESMDIASSLLPPHYVKLKVNKPCGSLCGKRIDIEESSLTQCECDPNELDPCGPYTQCLNRMLLTECGPTCRAGDRCNNRAFEKRHYPKLTPYRTPHRGWGLKTLEDIKAGQFVIEYVGELIDEEEFRRRMRRKHEVRDENFYYLTLDKERMIDAGPKGNLARFMNHSCEPNCETQKWTVLGDVRVGLFAIFDIPANSELTFNYNLESTGIEKKQCMCGAKRCSGYIGEKPKQDDQPKKNKPGIPTKRTYKKRKNIEISPSPKPKQRAPRPYKPRELTEIEKDLLIIKSASNGISSDSESSRLSIDSKDSKGMKRKRTEDTLSPSTKKIKTDKLLDVTQESDAKYQEVSTEKISI
- the LOC117993404 gene encoding uncharacterized protein isoform X1, whose amino-acid sequence is MEESEDNMSAEEIKFGDTLIKAKPKKRSLVERELETSLTARVTSPLTNGDATSTSRYGRARRIKSNSDFCDSEKSAPKLHKTPALDKSPSKVQSPAYKMHASNSPVRIETPKRDMSLENQIENIFNENISLSRFGSEEKACKSTTKKSPKVYIRKDLIQSKDKEDDTVVLIKNMFSPSKSAKKSNTHLSNYLERSSEKFNKKERSSEKYNMRKPINGYLNTSSVVKTLDFDSKKKKKEEKKAVLSKSELFDLEAQCEYQVGDLAWARMGTYPFWPCIITRDPLSGMFVKKKLFGRIERDVLHVTFFGDNGRRGWIVGTMLRKFLGQLEFEAARANFPPEVKKKDPRLHAAFFISEKKMSQWQVSVDEAEMLLKEPKRLRIDILNDMLQNVREIKTTPKHETSKTIVRTNSDVSLSESLLDTLFSEDDSKGNDADRSRSKSRNRSFDVSEVVTACLDNMAAKTGITKIQRQSHMDRWLQKAKSKTPEKSHLRSLSLKIEKDTKVSNTAKFKRKLPKKSLPNKPYHFRKTITESHSEYKLLSHQNEHDYSLSAREINEPILLDNIEIEYENAEMLTSDVIEPGSGLGVIFKVETLFGKEQADINDQNDVIITEINDANDMQNMDVENQIDIQNNHGLSLDTDNLVLEEGNNESSLFRYDTKVTEINNKNELKLVETIASKDTGKHENNLETLSIKDSDIVILKDSDCDLPCTIILDDKSIDNQSVDVRESQTQTTNNKSDIDSVTIVDHNNVLMDVAIETRTVTEEQSDFRSNMQDTNSKVDNEVHLFNENELTKSSTPDVISNGFDKNILGQANLKKESVLIKNISQKNVLESNIRAEINKLPNVTLKDDGIEDFHDVSVEILDKDTLTQPSVTTENLLQNKELALNNCENKTTNLGSQNPEESDILSMKKYADDAVEDFSNKPKYTGPKTTVHTTPNLFLKELNSNTSTQSKMTDLSTQNLEVPYVINVTEYVDDGIKDFPSEPENKKNLTVIKRRLLSNKTKKLNSNNEKKLTSLSKVSSEVSNFSTLKEYASEVIEDLPDKSTNILDKNNLEQIAPGKQIVTKDDLALNKELNSNNSTESKLTSLISLCSDVSNVVNLKEGTDDAIEDFPDVSKTIKEKPLTEHGTPNKGININMNELKPKSSAENIPTSSSTQSVEVSNSVKLKECADDGIEDFSDISGNVVVKTTEQAYKNNVMTKNLLQNKEADLNSSKIKYKTANQSTKSLKVSNVINSKKYVDNNIKCYPDVSTRNFEKNLISESKSLRQNDRELKEFETQLYNIFGLSNKKSPKSNVNLSCNKSFKFLNSTGVVKIIDEVVEIDSDDEPECTQINANKKVILDGPNENALVNVIEIGSPEKEICTQKEQSKDILVEIKNELMLEEKSSLQNLSNITEKNAAIETKSQNVDKHNSSEETQKKISLNKTNLLKESAIENDTEKELIVVNVAETILDEDDNESIEMNAMSSDDCETSPQKNNLHTDHKLSDTREFLKNPDFIKYLELRQDALIEEQPELTELEITNYLYKTWLYEESLKTDIKKTDDIQNSKLVNGLKHSPIKIKLSLNKSSKKNRKTYKVQITNDNENNDNTPVSIFDEKIKTDLNNINKNKQNDCVNQTKSSPKRSKRIKRNNYFSSSFQQYFLSSVKKDSFSNNILELIPKECKVEEKDNCQIKIEIDANEDDTCKEVSVSSKSSTQNGYKNVQKDKKLHSSNKTDCVENLSPKVSELATRNVSHEGKPSNASLDGCDAKGSLAAHQLQITISENQSACIADGEIINTNTTDIKEEDDTDNISVKAENSEISFLTKKLRAKDKMSSDKRKALEEPEFLQYLELKQDTLIDEHPELTVEEIKNYLYKTWLYEENLKTDVKKADDIETVTNLVKSANQDVEPVKRARKKRVEKDKQIDFNLSSEDMTRKEKSKRKIIKPYFYREHFSDIEDDIEFFEIFKPTSKTPTPVSALTETTKIEGAEEQSLGIQMVDVEENEIDEVEEYFRQLTVPKPNVFKGLLREKVCEICEKGYNLIKCKGCHCMFHVDCVRKKPEVVEAVTTVRGRKKKKKPRGRKAKDHSNSLDSECQSDERSQDLNASDELENTSIENEAEPIVIGNADDFEAQLAVKMKELLENPESKEYESFSSADELDWNDIDYGECKIVDVLPRKKEREIDIDYSNFKCNNCEKYDNPVCFVCKSAVSPKDKAEHRQKCQVAHCHKYYHMECLDHWPQTQFVAGELSRINKSNQLVEALTCPRHVCHTCVCDDPRGCKTRFSGDKLARCVRCPATYHTFTKCLPAGTQILTASHIICPRHYDHRPGKVPCHVNTGWCFICALGGTLICCEYCPTSFHAECLNIDPPEGGYMCEDCETGRLPLYGEMVWVKLGHYRWWPGIILHPSEIPLNILAVKHSQGEFVVRFFGQYDYYWVNRGRVFPFQEGDSGRVSTQKTKIDAAFTMAIEHAQRACEILKTASPNEEESMDIASSLLPPHYVKLKVNKPCGSLCGKRIDIEESSLTQCECDPNELDPCGPYTQCLNRMLLTECGPTCRAGDRCNNRAFEKRHYPKLTPYRTPHRGWGLKTLEDIKAGQFVIEYVGELIDEEEFRRRMRRKHEVRDENFYYLTLDKERMIDAGPKGNLARFMNHSCEPNCETQKWTVLGDVRVGLFAIFDIPANSELTFNYNLESTGIEKKQCMCGAKRCSGYIGEKPKQDDQPKKNKPGIPTKRTYKKRKNIEISPSPKPKQRAPRPYKPRELTEIEKDLLIIKSASNGISSDSESSRLSIDSKDSKGMKRKRTEDTLSPSTKKIKTDKLLDVTQESDAKYQEVSTEKISI